The DNA window GATGGGATCTCTTCAGCAATTCAATGCTGCGCTTCATGGAGAACTACGACGCGATTCTTTCCGCGGTGGCGCCGTTTCCGGCATTGCCGCACGGCACCAGCTTCGATGAAGAGAATCGCAAAGGATTTGGCTACGCGCAGGCCTACAATCTGACGGGATGGCCGACCGCAACCGTGCGCGTCGGCACTTCGCCCGAAGGGCTTCCGCTCGGCGTCCAGGTCGCTGCCCGGCCGTGGCGCGAAGACGTCGCGTTGGCGCTGGTTCAGCACCTCGAACGAACCTTTGGCGGGTGGAAGATGCCCGCCGCAATTTAAAGCGCCGGGTGTTATCTCGTCCGGCGACAAATCAGTTCCAACTACCGTGCGGATGCGGGAAATAGTTTCGCATCCGCTGCAAGGCGTTATTCGATGACCTCGTCGGCCAGTGCGAGCAAGGAAGGCGGCACTTCCAGCTTCATCGCTTTGGCCGTCTTCAGGTTGAGCACAAACAGATAGCGCGTCGGCTGCTCAAACGGCAATTCACCGGGGCGCGCGCCTTTGAAAATGCGATCGACGAGTGAAGCCGCGCGATCGAATGACTCCTTCAGGTCCGGCCCGTATGACATCAGGCCCCCTTCCCGGGCGAACACATCATATTCGTAGATCGAAGGAATGCTCCGCCGCTTGGTGTAGTCGAACACGCGCTCAACGTTGACGTTGGTGAGCAAGTCCGAAACCATCAGCAGCGCGTCCGGTCGATCGCAATCCATCATGGCGAATGCCTGATTGAAATCATCGGGCTTGCGTACGCTTGCAGGCTGGATGGTGATGCCAAAGGCTTGCGCGGCCCCGACAGATGCGTCGTAGCGCAGCGTCATTCCCAGATCGTCCTTGTTCCACATCACCGCGACGCGACGGATGCCCGGTGCCAGCTGCTTGAGCAATCCGAGACGCTTCGTGGTCAGCGTGCTCGCCACGTCGGAAATGCCGGTGATGGTACCTCCCGGCCGATCGAGATGGTCGACAAGGCCCGTCGCAACAGGGTCGCCAGCGCCATAAGCGACAACCGTGGAAATACCGGATTGTTTTGCAGCAATTGCTGTCGGATAGCCGATGGTGACGACGACATCGACCTTTGCGGCTTTCAGATCGCCCAGCAACTGCGGAAGTGCGGAGAATTCCGCGAACCTGCCGCGAGGGCCCTCGAGCTCCAAATTCTGGCCGAGAACGTACCCATACCTCGCGAGCGAAGCCAACAAGAGCTTCACGTCAGGAGACATGTCGGAACTCGGCACACCCGGGCTCAACATGGCTAGGCGATAAACCTTGGTTGGGCTTTGGCCGAATGCCACACGAGGCGCCGCCATGATGGCGCCGCCGAGCAACGCGATAAACCAACGTCTTTTCACAGCATTGATCCCGAACACAGCGGCGGCCCGCCCGGACTACCACTGCGTCATCTCTGGTATAGCGGCAGCCGCATCCTGCCAACTCCTAATGTTTCCATGAACAGCCTCACCGCCCGGCGTTGACCCACGTTGGAACCAACGGAGGCCGATATGTGGCAGACGCATCCTTCGCCAGCGCGAACTCGCGCACGACGACGAAATCCATCTCGCCGAATTTTACGAAGTTTACCTTTGTAGTCTGGCTTGGTATTTGCTAGACTTCGGGCATGAGCAAACGAAAAGCGGAATCCGACGCCGCCCGCGCCTCGGCTTTGGCAACGGAACTGCACACGCTGAGCAGCAAACTCAAGCGGCGGCTACGCGAGCTGGCTTCGGCCGGAGATCTCACGCCGTCACAAACATCGGTGCTGATGCATCTGAACCAGAACGGGTCCATGACGGTCACTACCCTCGCTCGGATGGAGGGCGTCCGCTCGCAATCCATGGGCGCCACCATTGCCGTGCTCGAAACCGCCGGATTGGTGAAGGGATCACCGGATCCCGCGGACGGCCGGCAAACGATACTGTCTCTGACAGCCGCCTGCCGCGAATTGATCCGAAGCGGCCGCGCGGCGCGGCACGATTGGCTGTTTCACGCCATTCAAACCAAGCTTACGCCGCAGGAACAGGAGCAACTCGCTGCGTCGATGAGCCTGCTCAACCGCATCGTCGATACCTGACAAACCGGCCCCTCTGCCTTGCGGCCGCGGCCGACGAATGATTCCAACCATGGAGAACGATATGACCATCAGTATGCTCGATGCGAACACCGCTTTGCTCGTCATCGATTTGCAAAAGGGCATCGTCGGCCTGCCGACGGTGCATCCGATGGCCGACATCGTGCAGAAAGCCGTTGGACTGACCGCCACCTTTCGGAAGCACGATTTACCGGTCGTGCTCATCAACGTCGATGGCGGGCCGCCAGGTCGTACCGAACAATCCCTTAGTACCCGTGCGTTTCCCCCAGGCTGGGCCGATCTCATTCCCGAACTCAACCAGCAACCAAGTGACCACCTCGTCACGAAGCGGACGCGGGGCGCTTTCACCCATACCGACCTCGATAAATATCTGAGGCAGCGCAATATCACCCAGGTCGTGATCGCAGGCGTCGCTACCGGCAGCGGCGTCGAATCCACAGCGCGGCACGCCCACGAACTCGGATTCAACGTCGCGCTCGCCATCGATGCCATGACGGACATGGACGCCGATATTCATCACAACAGCGTTGCGCGAATCTTTCCCAAGCTGGGCGAGACCGGCACGACGCAACAGATCATCGATCTCCTCGATGCACCATCGCGTAGCGAAAAAGGGAACGCCTGACCATGGAATCGCTTCATTATCTGGCTTATTTCGGCGGCGGTGCTGTCCTCACCAACGCCGTTCCACATCTCGTCAGCGGCGTGATGGGACGCCCGTTTCAGAGTCCGTTCGCCAAGCCGCCCGGCGAGGGACTTTCCTCGTCGACCGTGAATGTCCTCTGGGGCTTCTTCAACCTGGCGATCGGATACCTGCTGGTCTGCCACGTCGGCGATTTCGATCTGCACGCCCTCGATGACGCGGCCGCGCTGGGATTGGGCATTCTTCTGTTCGGTGTAATGATGGCCCGCATGTTCGGCCGGTTTCACGGTGGCAACTCACCCGTTCAGGAGTGAGCGGCGGCGTGGAAGGCATATTCCGCTCGCTGCAGAATCCGAACTACCGGATCTGGGCCGCGGGCGCGTTGGTATCCAACATCGGCTCGTGGATGCAGCGCACCGCGCAGGATTGGATCGTCCTCACCGAACTGACGCACCGGAATGCAACCGCCGTCGGCATCGTGATGGGATTGCAATTCGGCCCGCAGATCCTGCTGCTGCCGCTCACGGGTTTTGCCGCTGACCATCTCGACCGGCGCAAGCTCCTGTTCTGCACGCAGGCCGCGATGGGGCTGCTCGCGCTCGGCCTCGGGCTGCTGGTGGTCACGGGCCTGGTACGGCTGTGGCACGTCTACGTCTTCGCGTTTCTGCTGGGCTGCACGGCCGCCTTCGATTCACCGGCACGGCAGACCTTCGTCGCCGAGCTCGTCGACGAGCGCCATCTTCCCAACGCCGTAGGACTCAATTCAACGTCCTTCAACGCCGCGCGCATGATCGGGCCTGCGATTGCCGGCGGCCTGATCGCCGGGGTCGGCTCCGGATGGGTATTCCTGATCAACGCCTTCTCCTTCCTCGCGGTGCTGTGCTCGCTCAGTTTCCTGCGCCTCGATCAACTAAAACCCGGCCATCGCGCCGTTCGCACCCGTGGCAGCTTCGTTGAGGGCTTTCGCTACGTGTTGCGGCGACCGGATCTCAAAGTCATCTTGTTGATGCTGTTTCTGGTCGGCACGTTCGGATTGAATTTTCCGATTTTCATCTCGACCATGGCGGTCAGCGTGTTCCACGCGGGCGCCGGCCAGTATGGATTGCTGACTTCGATGATGGCGGCGGGATCGGTGACGGGCGCGCTGATGGCTGCAACGCGGGCGAAGCCGGGAATTCCTGTTCTGCTCGCGGGCGCGGCGACCTTCGGCGGCGGCTGCGCGGTGGCGGCGGTGATGCCGAGCTATATGCTGTTTGGACTGGTTCTCTTCGTGATCGGCATTGCCGCACAGACGCTGACGACATCGACCAACAGCCTCGTGCAGACATCGACCGAGCCCGGCATGCGCGGCCGCGTGATCGCCATTCTGCTCGCGATCGCATTGGGCGGCACGCCGATCGGCGCACCGATCGTGGGTTGGGTTGCCGACACCTTCGGACCGCGCTGGGCGCTCGGCGTCGGTGCTGCGGCCGGTCTTCTCGCCGCGGCGGTCGCGGTCATCTATCTTGCGAGGCACCGGCATCCCGCCCTCGACGCGGGATCAGCGTAAGGGCGTTACCCGACGAACGCGGACGGCGAGGAGATCACCGACCGCGTTACGGTGTGCCCGTTCAGACCTGGGTGATGCCGCCATCCGCGACCAGATCGATGCCGGTGCTGTAGCTGCTATCATCGGACGCCAGGAACAGGACGGCCGAGGCCATCTCTTCGGGGCGACCGATGCGGCCGAGCGGCGTGATGCCCGCGAAAAACGCGCGCGCGCCGTCGGCCTCTTCTTTGGTCTTGAACTGGCTGTCGATGATCGGCGTGTCGACCGCACCGGGTGAAAGCGTGTTGACGCGGATACCGCGGTCCTTCAATTCCATCGCCCAGGTGCGCGCGAAAGAACGCAGGGCTGCCTTGGTAGCGGCATAGGTGCCGTGCTCGGGCAAGCCCTTCAGATGCAGGCCGGAAGACACCAGCACAATCGATCCGCCCTTGCGCAAGAGGGGAAACGCCTTCTGCACGGTGAAGTAGACGCCGCGGGCATTGATCCCGAACGTCTTGTCGAAATGCGCTGGTGTTGCGTCCTGCGTCAACTTGCGCTCGACAAAACCGGCACTGGCGACAACGATATCAACCGCGCCTTTGACATCTTTTACGGTCTGATAAAGCCGGTCGAGGTCATCGAGATCGGCAACGTCGGCTTGCACGGCGGAGACGTTCTTGCCGATTTCGGCCTTCGCCTTGTCGAGTTCGCCCTGGCGCCGTCCGACAATGAACACATAGGCGCCTTCCTCGACGAATTTTTTGGCCGCCGCCAAACCGATACCGCTGGATCCACCGGTGATGACGGCAACTTTTCCATTTAGCTTGGACATGACATAGACCTGTTCCTGTTTGAGGGGGCGCGACGCCGTTCGGCGAAGTCGCGCCGTTTGAGATGTCGATGGTGACGAGGAGCCGGCGCGTTATCTGCTCCAGCGGCCGGATTCGAAATCGGCTTTGAAGGCATCGAGGCGGTCTTGCAGGGCCATGGGAAATCTCCGCTAGTTTGGGTTGGCCCGCAGAATCTGGTTCATTTGCCTGAAAAGGGGTATATGGCAAAGATGGACATTATTTATTTGGATTACAAATGAGTGACCGCTTACAGGAATTGGCCGTGTTCGTGCGCGCGGCGGAAAGCGGCAGCTTTTCCCGCGCCGCCCGCGAACTCGGCCTGTCGCAACCATCGGTTTCGCGCATCATCGGAGAGCTGGAAGCGCGGCTTGGCGTCACGCTGCTTCTGCGCACCACGCGCCGCATCACCGTGACCGACGCGGGCGCATTGTTTCTCGATCGCGCCCGCGAGATCCTGGCCGAGATCGAGGACGCGGAAGACGCCGCGCGCGGGCTCGATTCACTGCGCGGCCTCATCCGTCTCGCCATTCCCGTGGTCTACGGCACGCGCGAGATCATCCCTCGCCTGCCAAAGTTTCTGGCCGCGCATCCCATGCTACGCGTCGAGATGTCGGTTGCCGACCAGCGACAGGATCTCGTTGCCGATGGCGCTGATATCGCCATCCGCCTAGGCGACTTGGATGACTCCGTATTCGGTGCGCGCAAGCTGGAGACGCTGGAACGAATGCTGGTGGCGTCGCCGGCCTATCTGAAGGCACGCGGCACACCGAAAACGCCGGCGGATCTCGCCGCGCACGATTGCGTCTTTGGTCCCGGCAATTTCGGCCGCGATAGCTGGTCGTTCCGCCGCAACGGCACCGAGACGTCAGTGGACGTCCGCGGACGCATTCATACCAATTCGGGTCCCGGCGTTTTCGCGAGCGTGATGGCGGGCCTAGGGATCGCGATGGTCTCGACGGTCATGGCGGGGCCTGAAGTAAAGGCGGGTGTGCTGGTGCCGCTGCTGCGCAGCTACAAGCTCTCATCCGTGGACGTGCACGCGGTCTTTCCCGGCGGCCCGCGCCCATCGACAAAAGTCCGCGCCCTGGTCGATTTCCTGGTTGAAGAGCTTAAATAGCCCGGTCGCGCCGCGCTTTAGTCGCGATGGTTGAAAGCGGCCACAAAATCTTCGGACACGACATACTCCAGCGCCTTGCGCAGCGAAGCTGACTTCGCCGTGCCAAACGCCGACTCGAATCCCTCCTGGGCACGTTTCCAAAGGGGCGCCGATTCCTCGAGCTTCCGTCTCCCGGCGGCCGTCAAGGCGACGAGACGGTTGCGGCGGTCAGCCGGGTCGATACGGACTTCGACCAAACCGTCACGCTCGAGCGGCTTCAGATTATGCGTCAGCGCCCCCCGGTCCATGACCAGCGCCTCGGCCAATTCCCCAAGCGCCGGCGTTCCGGTCCGGGCGATTTGGTTAAGGATGGCCCGCTGAGTGGTCCGCAATCCGCAAGGCTCCAATGCAGAATCATAAAGCTGCGAGACGCGCCGCGTCGCCTTGCGTAACGCCGTGCAATTGCAAAGGCTTTTCTGCTTCTCGTTGCCAGTCGCCATGTTTTCCGCTCCGGAAATCAACCTTGCTATTATTTGCATATGCAAATATATCTGTTATTGCTTGCATATGCAAGTAATGATCAATGGAGAGACCGATGCCCCTGGTACGTATCGACCTTCAAAAGGGAAAAGACGCAAAGTACCGGCAGAAGGCCGGGCAAATCGTTTACCAAGCCATGGTTGAAGCCACCGGCGTTCCCAACAACGACCACTTCCAGATCATCGGCGAGCACAGCGCCGAAAACTTCATCTTCGACCCTGATTACCTCGGCATCCACAGGTCCAGCGATCTCATTATCGTGCAGATATTCTTCAATGAGGGTCGTTCGGTCGCGCAGAAGCAGGCGCTCTACAAGGCGATCGCCGAAGGGCTCTCCGCTTCGCTGCAGGTCCGGCCGGAAGATGTTTTCATCAGCCTTGTCGAGGTGAAGAAGGAAAACTGGTCTTTCGGCAACGGCGTTGCGCAATACGCGGCCTGATTTCCGCAAAACGCCAGCCGATGCCGATCGCCCTCGAGACCGCTCAAACCTCCAGCCACTCCTTGCGGACGGCGGAATTCTCGCCGAAATCGGCCGGCTTTCCCTCGAATACAATCCTGCCATGGCCCATGACGTAGAGCCGTGACGAGATCTTGAGGGCGATCGCGAGTTTTTGCTCGACCAGCAGAACCGAAACGCCGCGCCGCGCGATCTCGGCCAGCAGTTCGCCGACCTGCTCGACCAGCTTGGGCGCCAACCCTTCGGTCGGTTCATCGATCAGCATCAGGTCCGGATCGCCCATCAAAGTGCGGCACATCGTCAGCATCTGCTGCTCGCCACCGGATAACACGCCGGCCGAAGTATCCTGCCGCGCCTTCAGGTTTGGAAACAGGCCGAATACGTCTTCAAAATTCCAGCGGCCGAATTTGCCCGAGCGCTTGAGGCCCAGTTCGAGATTCTGGCGTACCGTTAGCGTCGGAAACACCTGCCGATCCTCCGGCACATAACCGATGCCGCAATGCGCGACCTGGTCCGGGCGCAGACCGGCAATGTTCTGGCCGCGAAATTTGACAGTGCCCTGGGCTGCGACCAGCCCCATGATGGACTTGCAGGTGGTCGACCTTCCGACACCGTTACGTCCCAACAGGCTGACGATCTCACCATCGCCGACATGAAGCGCCACGCCATGCAGGATGTGGCTCTGGCCGTAATAGGCATGGAGATCGCTGACTTCGAGGATCATGCCGCGTCCAACGTACCAAGATAGGCTTCCTGAACCGCGGGATTGGCGCGCACGGCCTGCGGCGGCCCCGATGCGATCACCCGGCCATAGACCAACACGGTAATCACGTCGGCAAGGCCGAACACCACCTTCATGTCGTGCTCCACCATCACGAGGGTCTTGCCTGCGGAAACGCGGCGGATCAATTCGACGGCGTTGTCGGTCTCGGTGTTGCTCATCCCCGCGGTCGGCTCGTCAAGCAGAATGACGGAAGCACCGCCCGCGATCGTCATGCCGATCTCGAGCGCGCGCTGATCGGCATAGGATAACAGTCCCGCTGCGGTGTCGCGGCGCGAGGCGAGGTTCAGCTCTTCCAGCATCCGGTTGGTGCGCTCGGTCAGCTCGCGCTGAAGCCAGAGCGGAGTCCAGAACGAGTAGCGATGGCCCATGCTCCACAACAGCGCGCAGCGCAGATTTTCGAACACCGATAATCGGTGGAAGATCGAGGTGATCTGGAAGCTGCGCGACAGGCCCATTCGGTTGATCTTGTGCGGCGGCAATTGATCGATCCGGGTGCCGTTCAGCAAGACCTCGCCGGTGGACACCCGAAAGCGCCCGCTGATCAGATTGAACAGCGTGGTCTTGCCCGCTCCGTTCGGGCCGATGATGGCGTGACGCTCGCCCTTGGCGATATCAAGGTTTACGCCGCGGATGATTTCGAGATTGCCGAACGCCTTGCCGACATTCCGCAGGCCGAGCGCGACGTCGGTCATGCCACGCTCCGCTGCGGCTTGAGTTCGAGCATCAGACTTTCCCAGACGCGCCGGAACGATTGCGCCTCAAGCCGCAGCCAGAAAATCCCGACCAAAAGACAGGCGGTCGCCGACAGCCACGGAAGAGCGGCGTGAATGTCGATCTTGCTGCCGAACAGGATCAGCGATTTGCCCTGCGCCGCACCGATCGTGAGGAACGATGTCAGTTCCACCAGACCGACAAAGCCAAACACCATCAAAATGCCGGGCGCAACGACCCTGAGATAAGGCACCGCGAGCCGGCCTAGCCGCCCGGCACGGACGATCGGAGCGTGGGCCATCACCAGACCCATGATTCCGCTCGGCGCAAAGATCACCATGGTGATGAAGAGCACGCCGACATACACCAGCCAGGAATTGGACAGCAGACTGACGCCGCTTTGCAGC is part of the Bradyrhizobium canariense genome and encodes:
- a CDS encoding LysR family transcriptional regulator: MSDRLQELAVFVRAAESGSFSRAARELGLSQPSVSRIIGELEARLGVTLLLRTTRRITVTDAGALFLDRAREILAEIEDAEDAARGLDSLRGLIRLAIPVVYGTREIIPRLPKFLAAHPMLRVEMSVADQRQDLVADGADIAIRLGDLDDSVFGARKLETLERMLVASPAYLKARGTPKTPADLAAHDCVFGPGNFGRDSWSFRRNGTETSVDVRGRIHTNSGPGVFASVMAGLGIAMVSTVMAGPEVKAGVLVPLLRSYKLSSVDVHAVFPGGPRPSTKVRALVDFLVEELK
- a CDS encoding cysteine hydrolase family protein, with amino-acid sequence MTISMLDANTALLVIDLQKGIVGLPTVHPMADIVQKAVGLTATFRKHDLPVVLINVDGGPPGRTEQSLSTRAFPPGWADLIPELNQQPSDHLVTKRTRGAFTHTDLDKYLRQRNITQVVIAGVATGSGVESTARHAHELGFNVALAIDAMTDMDADIHHNSVARIFPKLGETGTTQQIIDLLDAPSRSEKGNA
- a CDS encoding SDR family NAD(P)-dependent oxidoreductase, which gives rise to MSKLNGKVAVITGGSSGIGLAAAKKFVEEGAYVFIVGRRQGELDKAKAEIGKNVSAVQADVADLDDLDRLYQTVKDVKGAVDIVVASAGFVERKLTQDATPAHFDKTFGINARGVYFTVQKAFPLLRKGGSIVLVSSGLHLKGLPEHGTYAATKAALRSFARTWAMELKDRGIRVNTLSPGAVDTPIIDSQFKTKEEADGARAFFAGITPLGRIGRPEEMASAVLFLASDDSSYSTGIDLVADGGITQV
- a CDS encoding MarR family winged helix-turn-helix transcriptional regulator, which codes for MSKRKAESDAARASALATELHTLSSKLKRRLRELASAGDLTPSQTSVLMHLNQNGSMTVTTLARMEGVRSQSMGATIAVLETAGLVKGSPDPADGRQTILSLTAACRELIRSGRAARHDWLFHAIQTKLTPQEQEQLAASMSLLNRIVDT
- a CDS encoding ABC transporter ATP-binding protein, which gives rise to MLEVSDLHAYYGQSHILHGVALHVGDGEIVSLLGRNGVGRSTTCKSIMGLVAAQGTVKFRGQNIAGLRPDQVAHCGIGYVPEDRQVFPTLTVRQNLELGLKRSGKFGRWNFEDVFGLFPNLKARQDTSAGVLSGGEQQMLTMCRTLMGDPDLMLIDEPTEGLAPKLVEQVGELLAEIARRGVSVLLVEQKLAIALKISSRLYVMGHGRIVFEGKPADFGENSAVRKEWLEV
- a CDS encoding MFS transporter; the encoded protein is MEGIFRSLQNPNYRIWAAGALVSNIGSWMQRTAQDWIVLTELTHRNATAVGIVMGLQFGPQILLLPLTGFAADHLDRRKLLFCTQAAMGLLALGLGLLVVTGLVRLWHVYVFAFLLGCTAAFDSPARQTFVAELVDERHLPNAVGLNSTSFNAARMIGPAIAGGLIAGVGSGWVFLINAFSFLAVLCSLSFLRLDQLKPGHRAVRTRGSFVEGFRYVLRRPDLKVILLMLFLVGTFGLNFPIFISTMAVSVFHAGAGQYGLLTSMMAAGSVTGALMAATRAKPGIPVLLAGAATFGGGCAVAAVMPSYMLFGLVLFVIGIAAQTLTTSTNSLVQTSTEPGMRGRVIAILLAIALGGTPIGAPIVGWVADTFGPRWALGVGAAAGLLAAAVAVIYLARHRHPALDAGSA
- a CDS encoding ABC transporter substrate-binding protein yields the protein MKRRWFIALLGGAIMAAPRVAFGQSPTKVYRLAMLSPGVPSSDMSPDVKLLLASLARYGYVLGQNLELEGPRGRFAEFSALPQLLGDLKAAKVDVVVTIGYPTAIAAKQSGISTVVAYGAGDPVATGLVDHLDRPGGTITGISDVASTLTTKRLGLLKQLAPGIRRVAVMWNKDDLGMTLRYDASVGAAQAFGITIQPASVRKPDDFNQAFAMMDCDRPDALLMVSDLLTNVNVERVFDYTKRRSIPSIYEYDVFAREGGLMSYGPDLKESFDRAASLVDRIFKGARPGELPFEQPTRYLFVLNLKTAKAMKLEVPPSLLALADEVIE
- a CDS encoding MarR family winged helix-turn-helix transcriptional regulator, which produces MRTTQRAILNQIARTGTPALGELAEALVMDRGALTHNLKPLERDGLVEVRIDPADRRNRLVALTAAGRRKLEESAPLWKRAQEGFESAFGTAKSASLRKALEYVVSEDFVAAFNHRD
- a CDS encoding tautomerase family protein: MPLVRIDLQKGKDAKYRQKAGQIVYQAMVEATGVPNNDHFQIIGEHSAENFIFDPDYLGIHRSSDLIIVQIFFNEGRSVAQKQALYKAIAEGLSASLQVRPEDVFISLVEVKKENWSFGNGVAQYAA
- a CDS encoding ABC transporter ATP-binding protein, whose amino-acid sequence is MTDVALGLRNVGKAFGNLEIIRGVNLDIAKGERHAIIGPNGAGKTTLFNLISGRFRVSTGEVLLNGTRIDQLPPHKINRMGLSRSFQITSIFHRLSVFENLRCALLWSMGHRYSFWTPLWLQRELTERTNRMLEELNLASRRDTAAGLLSYADQRALEIGMTIAGGASVILLDEPTAGMSNTETDNAVELIRRVSAGKTLVMVEHDMKVVFGLADVITVLVYGRVIASGPPQAVRANPAVQEAYLGTLDAA